The following proteins come from a genomic window of Miscanthus floridulus cultivar M001 chromosome 2, ASM1932011v1, whole genome shotgun sequence:
- the LOC136537837 gene encoding thioredoxin H2-2-like translates to MGSFLSTLLTPPPAADDPNCAVVAAHSKATYDEQWAAHKSSGKLMVIDFSASWCGPCRFIEPAFKELASRFTDAIFVKIDVDELAEVARTWKVEAMPTFVLVKDGKEVSRVIGAKKDELERKIRMFTSSSSS, encoded by the exons ATGGGCTCCTTCCTCTCGACCTTACTGACGCCCCCTCCGGCCGCCGACGACCCGAACTGCGCTGTGGTGGCCGCCCACTCCAAGGCCACCTACGACGAGCAGTGGGCGGCCCACAAGAGCAGCGGCAAGCTG ATGGTGATCGACTTCTCGGCGTCCTGGTGCGGGCCCTGCCGCTTCATCGAGCCGGCCTTCAAGGAACTGGCGTCCCGCTTCACCGACGCCATCTTCGTCAAGATCGACGTCGACGAGCTCGCG GAGGTCGCAAGGACATGGAAGGTAGAGGCGATGCCAACGTTCGTACTAGTCAAGGATGGGAAGGAGGTAAGCCGTGTGATTGGGGCCAAGAAGGACGAGCTTGAGAGAAAGATCCGGATGTTCACGTCATCTTCTTCATCCTAA